From Alloacidobacterium dinghuense:
CGTGCTTGTGGTGTTCGCGGAGGACATGGCAGACATCCTGACATAAGAAACACTCGATGCACTTGCGAAATTCCTGTACGCGCTCGACGTCGTCCTGCTGCATGCGCCATGTACCGTCAGGGGCGTCGGGAGTGCGTGGCTTGAAGGGCTTGATGGTTTTCTTGGCGCGGAAATTCCATGAGACGTCGGTGACGAGATCACGGATGGGCGGGAAGGCATGCATCGGTTCGAGGGTGACGGGTGCTTCGAGGTTGATGTCGCTGAGGCGTGTCATGCACATGAGCTTCGGCGTGCCGTTGATTTCCGCAGAGCAGGAGCCGCACTTGCCGGCTTTGCAGTTCCATCGGACGGCAAGGTCGTTGGCCTGCTGGGCCTGGATGCGGTGGACGGCGTCGAGGACGACCATGCCTTCTTCCACTTGCGTGGTGTAATCCTGAAACTGGCCGCCTGCGGCGTCGCCGCGCCAGATGCGGAATGTGGCTTGGGTGGCCATTTATTTCATCTCCCCCTTATTTCATCTCTGCGATCACGGCCTTGAGTTCTTCGGGCATGGGTGCGATGGCGCGTTTCTCGATTTGCATTTCGCCTTGCGTACCTTGCTTGACGATGATGTTGTACTTGCCCCATTCGGCGTCTTTGTTGGGGAAGTCTTCGCGGAACTGGGCGCCGCGGCTTTCTTTTCGCAGGATGGCGGCATGGGTGACGGCTTCGGAGACGAGCAGCATGTTTGGGACGTCGAATGACGTGTGCCAACCGTTGTTGTATTCGCGGTTGCCGGTGATGCCGATGCGCTCGGCGCGCTCATCGAGTTGCGTGATTTTGTCGAGGGCCTGCTCCATTTCGCTTTCGGTGCGCACGATGCCGACGAGGTCCTGCATGGTGTCCTGCAGGTCGTATTGGATCTGGTAGGGATTTTCGCCAGATGGGCCACGCTCAAAGGGTGCGAGGGCTGCGGTTGCGGTGGATTGCAGATATTGTTCGTCAATGGTGGGTGCGCTGTTGGACTTCGCGAATTCGGCGGCGTAGCGTCCGGCGCGGCGACCGAAGACGAGAAGATCAGAGAGGGAATTGCCGCCCAGGCGATTTGCGCCGTGGAGGCCGGCGGCTGCTTCGCCGGCGGCGAAGAGGCCAGGAACGTTGGACATTTGCGAGTCGCCGTCTACGCGTATGCCGCCCATCATGTAGTGCGTGGTGGGGCCGACTTCCATTGGCTCTTTCGTGATGTCGAGGTCGGCGAGCTGCTTGAACTGGTGGTACATGCTGGGGAGCTTGCGCTTGATGTGCTCCTCGGATCCGGGGATGTGCTGCTTGATCCATGAAATGTCGAGGAAGACGCCGCCGTGCGGCGAGCCGCGCCCGGCTTTGACTTCGATATTGATGCAGCGGGCGACGTGGTCGCGCGTAAGGAGTTCGGGTGGGCGGCGAGCGTTTTTGTCGCCTTGGGTGTAGCGCCAGCCTTCTTCTTCGGTGTCGGCGGTTTGCTCTTTGTAGAGGTCGGGGATGTCGTCGAACATGAAGCGGCGGCCTTCACTGTTGCGAAGGACCCCGCCTTCGCCGCGTACGCCTTCGGTGACGAGGATGCCGCGAACGCTGATGGGCCAGACCATTCCCGTTGGATGGAATTGTACGAATTCCATGTCCTGGAGTTCTGCGCCGACGCGATAGGCGAGAGCGAGGCCGTCGCCGGTGTATTCCCAGCTATTGCTGGTGATTTTGAAGGCTCGGCCGATGCCTCCAGTGGCGATGACGACGGCTTTTGCCTGCCAAAGATGGAAACGGCCTTTTTCGCGATCGTAGCCGCAGGCTCCGGCGACGCGTCCTGAGTCCATCAAGAGGCTGAGAACGGTGCACTCCATATGGACTTCCATGCCGCAGTGAATGCCGTGGTCCTGGAGGGTGCGGATCATCTCAAGACCAGTGCGGTCGCCTACGTGGGCGAGACGAGGGTAGCGATGGCCGCCGAAGTTGCGCTGAAGGATGCGGCCGTCTTTGGTGCGGTCGAAGAGTGCACCCCAGGCTTCGAGCTCGCGCACGCATTCGGGAGCTTCTTTGGCGTGCAGTTCGGCCATGCGCCAGTTGTTGAGATATTGACCGCCGCGCATGGTGTCAGAGAAGTGGACGCGCCAGTTGTCGCGGTCGTCGACGTTGGCGAGTGCGGCGGCGACTCCGCCTTCAGCCATGACGGTGTGGGCTTTGCCGAGGAGCGATTTGCAGACGACGCCGACTTTTGCGCCGGTGGCTGCGGCTTCAATGGCGGCGCGCAGTCCGGCTCCGCCCGCTCCGATTATCAAGACATCGTAGGAGAAGCGTTGGAATTCGGGCATCTAGAAAAGTCTCCAATCGTGCCAGATGCCCATGGCGCAGAGGCGGATATAGATATCGGAGAAGCCGACCCAGAAGAGGGAGGCCCATGCCCAGTTCTTGTGCTTGCTGTTGAGGAAGCTGACGGCGTTGTAGAGCTTGTGGCGGATGGGGTGCTCGGAGATGGAGTCGAAGGTGCCTCCGATGAGGTGACGGAAGGCGTGACAGCCGAAGACGTATCCGCCGAGCAGGATGACGTTGATGGTCAGCACGAGGCTGCCAACGCCGATGCCGAAGCCGCTTGGGAAACGGAAGGAAACGATGGCGTCGTAGACGAGGGAGAACCAGACAATATAGGAGAGGCGCAAGAAGTAACGATGGTAATTTTGCATGATGAGCGGGAAGCTTCTCTCGCCGAGGTAGCTTTTGCGCGGTTCGCCTACGGCGCAGGCGGGGGGATCGGCCCAAAAGGATTTGTAGTACGCGCCGCGATAGTAGTAGCAGGTAAGGCGGAAGAGGCCGGGAATCCAGAGGATGAGGAATGCAGGCGAATAGGGTAAAAAGCCTGGAAGCCAGTGTGGTTTCGGGCCGAAGAGCGCGTGCGACGAACTGCCAAAAAGCTCCGGTGAATAAAACGGCGATATGTATGGTCCGAAGGTGTAGTACTGGTTCTGAAATGCTGCCCAGGTGGAATAAACGATAAAGGCGCTGAAGCCGAGGAAGACCAGGGTGGGAGAAAGCCACCAGGCATCACGGCGCGAAGTTTGGCCGAACTTGCCGTTTTTCCAGACTACGTCGGGCGCTGCAGACATGAGTCCCTCCACGGCAGAGGGATTCACACCCGGCCCATTCCGCCGCTGGCACGGCATTCTATAGCAAGGAGTCTGCTACTTGCTACCCAGCTTTTTTTTTGAGTTTGTCAGGTTGAGTACGTGCTTAGATTTCCTTATCGAGGGAGAGTGCTGTGGTAGCGATGCTGCGCGATAAGGAAAGGAATGTCTGCGTTTGCGCTGCCAAGGCCGGCCCGGGTTCTGTTACCGGCTCCTTTGCAGAGGCGGTCTGTACGGCTTTTTCCAAACGATCGATGGCTGCTTGGTTACTCATATCAAGGTGCGGCCCTTTTCCTTCAAGCCGGTCCGCCATGCCGTCCAGCAGTTGGGCCAGCCATTCGTCGAAGGTCAGTTGCGCGGCGTGAAGTTCTTCCGGCAGCACAAAACCGGGGAGACCGAGGCGGTACTTGAGTAGAGCGATTCGCGTTACGAAGATGAGACGGAGTTGCGGCTGCAATTGCACTATGCGGGTTCGTAAAGCCATATCCCGCTGTCGGGACGACCCGAATTCGAATAGAACAGCGTCGGCGAGTGATCGGACTTTGTCGATGGTCTTGTTGATGGCCTCGCGCATCGAAGCGGCGCGTTCAATGGCGACTTTTCTGTCGCTGGAACGAGGTTCTCTCATGAATTCGGCGAGCGATCGAACGCCTGAGATGAATGTACGCTTCATCTCGATGACAGCTGGCGCGCCGCCGATCTGATCAAAGACGATCCACATGACGGCAAGGCCAAAGAGGATGCCGACGACGCGATCTCTTGCTATGGCGAGCGACGTCTGGAATTTGAACTCCTGCACGTTAAGAAGGCAGAAGGCGACTGCAGTTTGCGATCCGCCGTAGGAGAGGCGCGGACTACATGTCGCGACCCAGGCCGCG
This genomic window contains:
- a CDS encoding succinate dehydrogenase/fumarate reductase iron-sulfur subunit — protein: MATQATFRIWRGDAAGGQFQDYTTQVEEGMVVLDAVHRIQAQQANDLAVRWNCKAGKCGSCSAEINGTPKLMCMTRLSDINLEAPVTLEPMHAFPPIRDLVTDVSWNFRAKKTIKPFKPRTPDAPDGTWRMQQDDVERVQEFRKCIECFLCQDVCHVLREHHKHDEFIGPRLLVYAAALEMHPLDTEDRVSDLRHKHSIGYCNITTCCRQVCPESITITENAIIPLKERVVDRYFDPLKRLFRIL
- a CDS encoding fumarate reductase/succinate dehydrogenase flavoprotein subunit — protein: MPEFQRFSYDVLIIGAGGAGLRAAIEAAATGAKVGVVCKSLLGKAHTVMAEGGVAAALANVDDRDNWRVHFSDTMRGGQYLNNWRMAELHAKEAPECVRELEAWGALFDRTKDGRILQRNFGGHRYPRLAHVGDRTGLEMIRTLQDHGIHCGMEVHMECTVLSLLMDSGRVAGACGYDREKGRFHLWQAKAVVIATGGIGRAFKITSNSWEYTGDGLALAYRVGAELQDMEFVQFHPTGMVWPISVRGILVTEGVRGEGGVLRNSEGRRFMFDDIPDLYKEQTADTEEEGWRYTQGDKNARRPPELLTRDHVARCINIEVKAGRGSPHGGVFLDISWIKQHIPGSEEHIKRKLPSMYHQFKQLADLDITKEPMEVGPTTHYMMGGIRVDGDSQMSNVPGLFAAGEAAAGLHGANRLGGNSLSDLLVFGRRAGRYAAEFAKSNSAPTIDEQYLQSTATAALAPFERGPSGENPYQIQYDLQDTMQDLVGIVRTESEMEQALDKITQLDERAERIGITGNREYNNGWHTSFDVPNMLLVSEAVTHAAILRKESRGAQFREDFPNKDAEWGKYNIIVKQGTQGEMQIEKRAIAPMPEELKAVIAEMK
- a CDS encoding succinate dehydrogenase, giving the protein MSAAPDVVWKNGKFGQTSRRDAWWLSPTLVFLGFSAFIVYSTWAAFQNQYYTFGPYISPFYSPELFGSSSHALFGPKPHWLPGFLPYSPAFLILWIPGLFRLTCYYYRGAYYKSFWADPPACAVGEPRKSYLGERSFPLIMQNYHRYFLRLSYIVWFSLVYDAIVSFRFPSGFGIGVGSLVLTINVILLGGYVFGCHAFRHLIGGTFDSISEHPIRHKLYNAVSFLNSKHKNWAWASLFWVGFSDIYIRLCAMGIWHDWRLF